A genomic stretch from Arachis stenosperma cultivar V10309 chromosome 3, arast.V10309.gnm1.PFL2, whole genome shotgun sequence includes:
- the LOC130966947 gene encoding UDP-glycosyltransferase 91A1, which yields MAKDEENEKQLHIVMFPWLAFGHMIPYLELAKLIAQKGHKVTFISTPRNINRLPKLPQNLTTLLKYVNLPLPRVDNLPENVEATTDVTYDVVPYLKKAFDLLQQPFAQFLESSNADWVLFDFIPFWVPSVASKLGIKTAFYSIFPAPLMGFLGSPLCLMGNDPIRTQPENFTVPPPWVPFPSTVAFRYFEIMRISDVLSDNASGISDKYRFGAAIQNCDFVAVRGCTDFQPEWFQVLQNIYQKPVLPVGQLPTTGFAGGEDNDAWRWMKEWLDKQARGRVVYVAFGSEAKPSQEEVREIALGLEKTELPFFWVLRTRRGTSDTEELRLPEGFEVRTKERGVVWTSWAPQLKIIGHESVGGFLTHSGWTSVVEAVEKEKPLVLLTFLADQGINARVVEEKKMGYSVPRNELDGSFTSDAVAESVRLVMVEEEGRVYRENIKKVKHFFVNEERQERYVDELLSHLRSH from the coding sequence ATGGCCAAAGACGAGGAAAACGAAAAGCAGCTACACATAGTAATGTTCCCATGGTTGGCTTTTGGACACATGATCCCTTACCTCGAGCTGGCCAAGCTCATAGCTCAAAAGGGTCACAAAGTCACTTTCATCTCCACACCAAGAAACATAAACCGCCTCCCAAAACTCCCACAAAACCTCACCACACTCCTCAAATACGTCAACCTCCCACTACCCCGAGTCGACAATCTCCCGGAGAACGTCGAGGCCACAACTGACGTCACATACGACGTCGTTCCGTACCTCAAGAAAGCTTTTGACTTACTCCAACAACCCTTTGCTCAATTTCTAGAATCTTCCAACGCCGACTGGGTCCTCTTCGACTTCATTCCATTTTGGGTTCCTTCCGTTGCTTCCAAACTCGGCATCAAAACCGCCTTCTACAGCATCTTTCCCGCTCCTCTAATGGGCTTCCTTGGGTCTCCTCTCTGTCTCATGGGTAACGACCCAATCCGTACCCAACCCGAAAACTTCACCGTCCCTCCGCCGTGGGTCCCATTCCCTTCCACCGTGGCATTCCGTTACTTCGAGATTATGAGAATATCTGATGTTCTCTCCGATAACGCCTCTGGCATCTCCGACAAGTACCGCTTCGGCGCTGCCATCCAAAACTGCGACTTCGTCGCGGTTAGGGGATGCACCGACTTCCAACCCGAGTGGTTTCAGGTGCTGCAGAATATTTACCAGAAACCTGTTCTCCCGGTTGGCCAGCTCCCCACGACGGGGTTTGCCGGTGGCGAAGACAACGATGCGTGGCGGTGGATGAAGGAGTGGCTTGACAAGCAGGCGCGTGGGAGAGTGGTGTACGTGGCGTTCGGGAGCGAAGCGAAACCGAGCCAGGAGGAAGTAAGGGAGATAGCTCTCGGGTTGGAGAAAACGGAGCTTCCGTTCTTTTGGGTGCTTAGGACTCGACGGGGAACTTCCGACACGGAGGAGCTGCGTCTGCCGGAGGGGTTCGAGGTGCGAACGAAGGAGAGGGGAGTGGTGTGGACGAGTTGGGCGCCGCAGTTGAAGATAATAGGGCACGAGAGTGTGGGTGGATTCTTGACTCACTCCGGTTGGACTTCGGTGGTTGAGGCTGTTGAGAAGGAGAAGCCATTGGTGCTGCTTACATTTCTTGCGGACCAGGGGATCAACGCAAGGGTGGTCGAGGAGAAGAAAATGGGGTATTCTGTGCCAAGGAACGAGTTGGATGGGTCGTTTACGAGCGATGCGGTGGCTGAGTCGGTTAGGCTTGTGATGGTGGAAGAAGAGGGAAGGGTTTATAGAGAGAATATAAAAAAGGTGAAGCACTTTTTTGTGAATGAAGAGAGACAAGAGAGGTACGTTGATGAGTTGCTAAGCCACCTTCGCAGCCACTAG
- the LOC130970700 gene encoding protein ANTHESIS POMOTING FACTOR 1, with protein sequence MGGIQQENREEKVSLELSEEILQSMEVGMAFKDYNCKISSMDFHRATSYLVTASNDESIRLYDVTAGTCLKTINSKKYGVDLVCFTSHPTTVIYSSRNGWDESLRLLSLHDNKYLRYFKGHHDRVVSLSLCSRKECFISGSLDRTVLLWDQRAEKCQGLLRVQGRPAISYDDQGLVFAIAFGGYIRMFDARKYEKGPFEIFSVGGDISDANTVKFSNDGRLMLLTTADGHIHVLDSFRGTLLSTYNVTPVSCNSTLEASFSPEGMFVISGSGDGSIYAWSVRSGKEVGSWRSATADTGPPVIKWAPGSLMFATGSSELSFWVPDLSKLGSYVGRK encoded by the exons ATGGGCG GGATACAGCAGGAAAACAGAGAAGAGAAGGTGTCTTTGGAGCTCAGTGAGGAAATTCTTCAGAGCATGGAAGTTGGAATGGCCTTCAAAGACTAT AATTGTAAAATTAGTTCCATGGATTTTCACAGGGCAACCAGCTATCTAGTCACTGCTAGCAATGATGAATCCATTCGTCTCTATGATGTCACTGCCGGAAC ATGTTTGAAGACAATTAACAGCAAGAAGTATGGGGTTGACTTGGTTTGTTTCACGTCTCATCCGACCACTGTCATATACTCATCTAGAAATGGGTGGGATG AATCTCTGCGGCTTCTATCGTTGCATGATAACAagtatttgagatatttcaaaGGTCATCATGACAG GGTTGTCTCACTTAGCTTGTGCTCCCGGAAGGAGTGCTTTATTTCTGGATCTCTTGATCGAACTGTTTTACTATGGGATCAAAGGGCCGAGAAATGCCAG GGACTTTTACGTGTACAAGGAAGGCCTGCTATTTCATATGATGATCAAGGGCTTGTTTTTGCAATTGCCTTTGGAGGATACATAAGAATGTTTGATGCTCGCAAGTATGAAAAG GGTCCCTTTGAGATCTTTTCTGTTGGGGGAGATATTTCTGATGCAAATACAGTGAAATTTAGTAACGATGGGAGACTCATGCTTTTAACAACTGCAGATGGGCATATTCATGTTCTTGATTCATTTCGTGGCACACTT ttatcaACATATAATGTCACACCTGTCTCGTGCAACTCCACGTTAGAAGCTTCTTTCAGTCCAGAGGGAATGTTTGTAATATCCG GTTCTGGGGATGGCAGCATTTATGCATGGAGTGTTCGAAGTGGTAAAGAG GTTGGTAGCTGGAGGAGTGCAACTGCTGATACTGGACCACCGGTGATAAAATGGGCACCGGGAAGTCTCATGTTCGCAACCGGATCTTCTGAGCTATCATTTTGGGTCCCAGATTTGTCTAAGTTGGGATCTTATGTTGGAAGAAAGTAA